One genomic window of Desulfobulbaceae bacterium includes the following:
- a CDS encoding DUF3458 domain-containing protein — translation SYQKKLGAQLGVVPGAELLEATKVAAELNIPVSLCDREVRVTCRDWFQLSLKEGLTVFRDQEFSSDTNSRAIQRIRDVSFLRNHQFPEDAGPMAHPIRPESYIEINNFYTLTVYEKGAEVIRMLHTILGEKLFQEGMQLYIARHDGSAATTDEFIDAMEVALKKSSDPNRPSSLDLFRNWYSQAGTPTLTVSSRYDEKNQIYELSVKQSSGACGHKDINLHIPLSIGLISPEGCELAVCFEGETTQAASGSHTLHITQTDQSFRFEKIDHRPVPSLLRQFSAPIKLSYEYSDDELALLLLHDTDSFSKWEAGQRLYIKHLLSCVNQFAQGQTPLYDERLTKVFATILEPDFDKDKAFVAQMLLLPSEDYLAEQLDIVDIDAIHNAREFIRTNISIKLRDLLKQTYIDNRREEPYSYDPKHSGQRQLKNLCLNLLLASPNDDAEELCRSQFELADNMTDEISAFQTLVHSDSNLARLAIDSFFKKWHNEALVMDKWFAVQATAPNHATFARVQELLEHSHFNIKNPNKVRALIGSFAGGNPICFHHISGQGYRFLTDQILRLDQFNPNIASRLTGRLSHWRRYDTTRQDMLKNQLKRILAQAKVSKGVYEIASKSIEK, via the coding sequence TCGTATCAAAAAAAATTAGGCGCGCAGCTTGGAGTGGTTCCTGGCGCCGAACTCTTGGAGGCCACTAAGGTGGCCGCAGAACTGAATATTCCAGTTTCTCTCTGTGACCGTGAAGTACGTGTAACTTGCCGTGACTGGTTTCAGCTTAGCTTAAAGGAAGGACTCACCGTTTTCAGAGATCAGGAATTCTCCTCAGACACCAACTCCCGCGCCATCCAAAGAATTCGGGACGTTTCCTTCCTTCGGAACCACCAGTTCCCCGAAGACGCCGGGCCCATGGCCCATCCGATTCGCCCGGAATCGTATATTGAAATCAACAACTTTTACACACTTACCGTTTATGAAAAAGGCGCTGAAGTTATCCGAATGCTGCACACCATTCTTGGAGAAAAGTTGTTTCAAGAAGGCATGCAGCTTTACATAGCACGACACGACGGCTCCGCAGCCACAACTGATGAGTTCATTGATGCAATGGAAGTTGCACTCAAAAAATCCAGCGATCCAAATCGACCATCATCACTAGATCTTTTTCGCAACTGGTATTCTCAGGCAGGCACTCCGACTCTGACGGTCTCTTCACGTTATGACGAAAAAAATCAGATCTATGAACTTTCCGTCAAGCAGAGCTCCGGGGCGTGTGGGCATAAAGATATCAATCTCCACATCCCCCTTTCCATCGGACTTATCTCACCCGAAGGCTGTGAACTTGCTGTTTGTTTTGAGGGAGAAACAACGCAGGCAGCGTCAGGAAGCCACACCCTCCATATCACTCAAACGGACCAATCCTTTCGATTTGAAAAAATCGACCACCGTCCGGTTCCATCACTTCTCAGGCAGTTTTCAGCCCCGATAAAACTTAGCTATGAGTATTCCGACGATGAACTCGCTTTACTTCTTCTGCACGACACAGACTCTTTCAGTAAATGGGAGGCGGGACAACGTCTCTATATAAAACATCTATTGTCCTGTGTGAACCAATTCGCCCAGGGCCAGACGCCGCTCTACGATGAGCGTTTGACCAAGGTTTTTGCAACAATTCTTGAACCCGATTTTGACAAAGACAAAGCCTTTGTTGCCCAGATGCTCTTACTGCCCTCCGAGGACTACCTGGCTGAACAGCTTGATATTGTCGACATTGATGCTATCCATAACGCCCGCGAGTTTATTCGCACAAACATCTCAATAAAACTGCGCGATCTGCTGAAACAGACTTACATAGACAACCGCAGAGAGGAACCCTATAGCTATGACCCAAAACATTCCGGGCAGCGTCAGCTCAAGAATTTGTGCCTCAACCTGCTGCTTGCCTCGCCAAACGATGATGCTGAGGAACTGTGCCGTTCTCAGTTTGAACTGGCTGACAACATGACCGATGAAATTTCGGCTTTTCAAACTCTTGTGCACAGTGACAGCAATTTGGCGCGATTGGCGATCGACTCTTTTTTCAAGAAATGGCATAACGAGGCTCTGGTTATGGATAAATGGTTCGCTGTTCAGGCGACAGCGCCTAACCATGCCACATTTGCACGCGTCCAGGAGCTTCTTGAACACAGCCACTTCAACATCAAGAATCCAAATAAAGTACGGGCCCTGATAGGCTCTTTTGCCGGAGGCAACCCCATCTGCTTTCACCACATATCAGGTCAGGGCTATCGGTTTCTTACCGATCAGATTTTGCGCCTTGACCAGTTCAACCCCAATATTGCCTCGCGGCTCACCGGGCGGCTGAGTCACTGGCGTCGCTACGACACCACGAGACAAGATATGCTAAAAAACCAACTAAAACGGATACTTGCACAAGCCAAGGTCTCAAAGGGGGTGTACGAAATAGCCTCAAAAAGTATTGAAAAGTAG
- the efp gene encoding elongation factor P translates to MYNASDLKKGLKLEIDGEPYVVTEFTFSKPGKGQALYRTKMRNMVNGNMFDRTYRSNDKFKKAELLERAMQFLYSQGDEYIFMDNQNYEQISVSREQLGDDLNFMIDNMDVQILLFQGRTIGVTLPNSVNLRVIQADPWAKGDTTGNDSKPVTLETGFVIQVPPFVNQGDLIQVDTRTGSYMTRVKE, encoded by the coding sequence ATGTATAACGCCTCAGACCTGAAAAAAGGCCTCAAACTCGAAATTGATGGCGAGCCTTATGTTGTTACAGAGTTCACCTTTTCAAAACCCGGAAAAGGACAAGCCCTCTATCGGACGAAAATGCGTAATATGGTCAACGGCAACATGTTTGACCGTACCTACCGATCAAATGACAAGTTCAAAAAAGCCGAACTTTTAGAGCGTGCCATGCAGTTTCTTTACTCCCAGGGCGATGAATATATTTTTATGGACAATCAGAACTATGAACAGATTTCAGTCAGCAGGGAACAACTCGGTGACGATCTGAATTTCATGATTGACAATATGGACGTGCAGATCCTGCTTTTTCAAGGTAGAACCATCGGCGTCACCCTGCCGAATTCCGTTAATTTACGTGTTATCCAGGCCGACCCCTGGGCCAAAGGCGACACCACAGGTAACGATTCAAAGCCTGTTACCCTGGAAACCGGCTTTGTGATCCAGGTTCCTCCCTTTGTCAACCAAGGCGATCTTATCCAGGTCGACACCCGCACCGGCAGCTATATGACCCGTGTTAAAGAATAA
- the genX gene encoding EF-P lysine aminoacylase GenX — translation MPTKVSSTLKILEERAAITQAVRSFFIARSFLEVETPIRIPAPAPETHIEPQKSEGWFLQTSPELCMKRLLASGCNNIFQICKCFRKGERGRLHLPEMTMLEWYRTNADYQQLMHDCENLLRFLIPNQNLVLGNKTINLNGPWLRITIDAAFKQFARMSLETALSTDSFEEILVVDVEPKLGINTPVFLIDYPAEMASLARLNPITPQTAQRFELYIDGIELANGFSELNDPVEQRLRFEKEREVIHSAGRSAGPMPENFLNDLGAMPDSAGIALGLDRLVMLLTNSQCIDQVVTFTPETV, via the coding sequence TTGCCTACAAAAGTATCATCTACCCTTAAAATTCTTGAAGAGCGTGCCGCCATCACCCAGGCTGTTCGCTCTTTTTTTATTGCTCGCTCATTTCTCGAAGTAGAAACACCAATCCGCATTCCGGCACCCGCACCAGAAACACACATCGAACCCCAGAAAAGTGAAGGCTGGTTCCTACAGACTTCGCCTGAACTTTGCATGAAAAGACTTCTTGCCTCTGGGTGTAACAATATTTTCCAGATATGCAAATGTTTCCGTAAGGGCGAACGGGGCCGGCTTCATCTCCCTGAAATGACTATGCTTGAATGGTACCGAACCAATGCTGACTACCAGCAGCTCATGCACGACTGTGAGAACTTGCTTCGATTCCTGATTCCAAACCAGAACCTTGTCCTTGGCAATAAAACAATTAATCTTAACGGCCCCTGGCTTCGCATCACCATCGATGCTGCCTTTAAGCAGTTTGCTCGAATGTCCCTTGAAACTGCTCTATCTACTGACAGTTTTGAGGAAATCCTGGTTGTGGATGTTGAACCAAAGCTTGGCATCAACACTCCGGTATTTCTAATTGACTATCCGGCAGAGATGGCCTCTCTTGCCAGGCTTAACCCGATAACCCCCCAAACAGCCCAACGCTTTGAGCTCTATATTGATGGAATTGAGCTTGCCAACGGTTTTTCAGAACTTAACGACCCGGTCGAGCAACGCCTTCGTTTTGAAAAAGAGAGAGAAGTAATTCACTCTGCCGGTAGATCTGCCGGACCTATGCCTGAGAATTTTCTGAACGATTTAGGCGCCATGCCCGACTCCGCTGGAATAGCCTTGGGATTAGACCGATTGGTGATGCTGCTTACCAACTCCCAATGCATCGATCAGGTCGTCACCTTTACCCCAGAAACCGTGTAA
- a CDS encoding SO_0444 family Cu/Zn efflux transporter: MKVFFTFIHETALASLELFLESSPYIILGLIVGGLLKEFISPDYVARHLGKGRFLSVVKAALFGIPLPLCSCGVLPAAAALKRQGANNGATTAFLIATPESGVDSITITYALLDPLMTIARPVAAFASALTAGFLENLINPPKLAEPFSTKRQGFTPIPMQKQGGQTIIAKIVIGTRSAFSELWAELAVWFFLGIALAGIITTAVPEEYITVYLGGGLGTMLLMLVFGIPMYICATASTPIAAALIVKGVSPGAALVFLLVGPATNTASLSVLVGLLGKRATGLYLSCIAVVSVLCGLALDAVYVYLGLSAKAVVGSAGEVVPFWLQALSALVLLGFSCRPLSAAFRRQYSRLLGGKGKGCSSTCSR, translated from the coding sequence ATGAAAGTATTTTTTACGTTTATTCACGAAACAGCTTTAGCCTCGCTGGAATTATTTCTCGAGTCCTCTCCTTATATTATTCTGGGATTGATCGTCGGGGGGTTGCTCAAGGAGTTTATTTCGCCCGACTATGTGGCCAGGCACTTGGGAAAGGGAAGATTTTTGTCTGTCGTGAAGGCCGCACTTTTTGGCATTCCACTCCCACTGTGTTCCTGCGGAGTTTTGCCCGCAGCAGCGGCCTTAAAAAGACAGGGTGCTAATAATGGGGCGACCACTGCATTTCTAATTGCTACACCGGAATCAGGAGTTGACTCGATCACAATAACCTATGCCCTTCTTGACCCGCTGATGACTATTGCCAGGCCGGTTGCTGCATTTGCTTCAGCCCTGACTGCTGGATTTCTTGAGAATCTGATCAATCCCCCGAAGCTCGCTGAACCCTTTTCGACGAAGAGGCAGGGGTTTACGCCAATTCCAATGCAAAAACAAGGGGGGCAGACCATTATTGCAAAAATTGTTATTGGAACCCGATCCGCCTTCAGTGAGTTATGGGCCGAACTGGCAGTTTGGTTTTTTCTTGGAATTGCCCTTGCCGGGATCATTACAACAGCGGTACCGGAGGAGTATATAACAGTTTATCTGGGCGGTGGTCTTGGCACAATGTTATTAATGTTAGTGTTTGGCATTCCAATGTATATCTGTGCAACGGCGTCAACCCCTATTGCTGCCGCATTAATTGTAAAGGGTGTCAGTCCCGGTGCCGCTTTAGTTTTTCTGCTGGTTGGGCCGGCAACCAACACGGCATCTTTGTCAGTTCTTGTAGGCCTTTTGGGTAAGCGTGCAACAGGGCTCTATCTTTCATGTATTGCGGTAGTAAGTGTGCTTTGTGGATTGGCTTTGGATGCTGTCTACGTATATCTGGGGCTCTCTGCTAAGGCTGTGGTTGGTTCAGCCGGCGAGGTAGTGCCATTCTGGCTACAGGCGCTTTCCGCTCTTGTTTTGCTCGGCTTCTCGTGTCGGCCTTTGTCCGCTGCCTTTAGAAGACAGTATAGTCGACTTTTAGGGGGTAAGGGGAAGGGTTGCTCATCAACTTGCAGTAGATAA
- a CDS encoding winged helix-turn-helix transcriptional regulator: MKSSSDLCGCRVVHLESVVSAKKNALEGQEFGALANLFKALADVNRIKIIWALTTAEMCVCDLAAYLGVTESAVSHQLRTLRQLQLVANRRDGQVLYYRLDDDHMGKLVNLAMEHVREG, translated from the coding sequence ATGAAAAGTTCGTCTGATTTGTGCGGTTGTCGGGTTGTCCACCTGGAAAGTGTGGTTTCGGCTAAAAAAAATGCCTTGGAGGGTCAGGAGTTTGGGGCGCTGGCTAATTTGTTCAAGGCCCTGGCCGATGTGAACCGCATAAAGATTATCTGGGCCTTAACAACTGCCGAGATGTGTGTGTGTGATCTTGCCGCCTATTTGGGGGTGACTGAGTCTGCAGTCAGTCACCAGCTCCGGACTTTACGTCAGCTGCAACTGGTTGCCAACAGGAGAGACGGGCAGGTTTTATATTACCGGCTCGACGATGATCATATGGGTAAGCTGGTTAATCTGGCCATGGAGCATGTCAGGGAAGGATAG